The Gemmatimonadales bacterium nucleotide sequence CCTCACCGATCGGCGACAGGGGCGTCGGCGCCGCCGAGGCCGTGATGGTAGGCCCGCGGTGCAGATCGGTGTCATGACCCCCGCGGTCCGGCCGGACCAGGACCAGCACCGCTGCCGCGGCGGCGATGAGGCCGGCCCCGGCGAGAAACCTCCGTCGTGCTCCCGGCCGATCGCGCAGCCGCTCGAGCGACCGCACCTCGGCCGCCACGCCGGGATCCGCCAGCACCTCGATCAGCGAAGCGAGCTGGCGGCGACAGCGTCCGCACCCGGCAAGATGGAGGATGTCAGCCTCCCGCTCGCTGGGGAGGGCGACACCATCGACGAATCGGGCCAGCGCGATCTCGTCCAGATCGCCTGCGAGGTCGGTTCCCACTACAGCCTGAATCCCCTGCACCACGCGGCGGAGGTTGGCCACCCGGTCCCGGCACGACGCGCACCCGCCCAGGTGTCGAGCGGTGACGCCATCCGGCACGGAGTCATCGGCCAGCGCGAACAGGAGGATTTCCGCTTCCGAGGGACAGGTCAGTGGCACGAGCGGCCGTCCGGAGAAGTGGCGTGGCCGGGATTGGCCACACGGTTGCGTGGTAGGGTACGGACCGAACTGCCGGAATTGCTCATCAGAGGTCGCCGGGACCGATGCCCTCGAGCTCGAGCCGGGTCCGCAGCGCAGCGAGCGCGCGATACACCCGGTTGTAGACGGTCTTGGGGCCGGGCCAGCCAACCGCACGGGCGACGTCGGCAGCGGAAAGTCGTTCGACGACGAACAACTCCACGGCGAGCCGTACGTCCGGCGGGTGCGATGCCAGCGCCTCGGCAAGCCTTTGGACCGCCTCCGCCGTCTCCACCGGGTCCAGCTCGGGCACGGCTACCTCGATGGCCGACGGGTCGGACACCGGGTGCCGCGACGGAGCGCTGTCGGGGCACGGCGCGGTCCGAGCAAGGGAACGGACCTCCTGGAGAAATTCATGAAACGGCATCGACGATCCGGTGCGAGCGCGGATCAGCTCGTAGGCCTCGACGTGCGAATGGCCCCCGATGCAGACGGCCGCGTAGATCTCCTGCTGCAGCGGGGAGAGGGTCGACGGCACGGTGAGGCGGCGACGACCATCGCGCTGGCGGAGCCAGTCGATGGTGAGGTTGCGTACCACGATGACCAGCCAGGTGGCGACGCTGGCGGGTCGGGCGGATCGATCGGAGTAGCGCTTGAGGCGAGCGAAATCGTTGGCGGAGAGAGCCTGACAGGCCATGGAGAACACGTCCATGACATCGTCATGGTCCGGGACCAGGCGCCTGATGGTCGCAAGCATCAGCCGCCGATAGCGGTCGGCGAACAGGTCCCAGGCGGCTTGAGGGTCGCCCGCGTCGAACTTGGCAAGCCAAGGCTCCACCGGGACTCCAGCTACGCCGGGAGGACGGCTGGCGGATAGAGGCAGGCGCTTGAGGAGGTACCGCCAGTTGATTGAGCAGGATGGGGAAAGCTACGCCCGGGGCGGCGAGTGGTCTAGAAGGGGGGAGCAGCCCCCAAGGGGCACGGCTGCCCGTGGCATGGCTACTTCGTGGTCCGCTCCAGTGCCGGGCGATCCCATCCCGCGAGCCCGGCAGCCGCCTCGTAGGTGTCCTGCAGAAACTCCAGCAGCGCCGTCTCCGGCGAGGGCGCCTGCCGGACCGCCTCGTACGGCAGCACGAACTCGCCGAGCGTGGAATGGTACTCCGCCCCGGCCGGCCCAATCGCGGCCCGCTTGAAGCCCTCCGGCTCGGGATACGCGTAGGCGTAGAAGACCGGCTCGGGCAGCGCCTCCCCGCCCGGCCAGAACCCGCAGCTGCTGACCTCGTGGGAGTAGGCTTCCCTAGCTACCCAGTCCGGTAGGTTGGGGACGCCGCCCGGGTGCGGCGGTGCCCGGCGGCCGGAGAACCGGGTCACCGCGAGGTCGAAGCCGCCCCAGAAGAAGTGCACCGGACTGGACTTGCCGAGGAAGCGCGAGCGGAAGGTGCGGAGGATACGGTCGGCCTGAACCAGGGCGCGCCAGAAGCGGGTGACCCGCTCCGCGTCGTACGCCGCATGCACTCGGTCCTGCTCGAACGGAATGGCATCCGGAATCTCGTTGGGGATGGTTCGGATCTTGATGTCGAGGCCAAGCGCCTTCAGGCGGGCGAACAGCTCCTGGTAGAAATCGGCCACGCTACGTGGCGCCAGCTCGAGCAGCTCGACCTGTCCGTCCGTGGTCTCGATGGCGAGCCGGTGATCCAGGAAATCGAATCTGATCTCGAAGCTGCGAGCGCCATAGGGGACCGGCGACGTCGTGAGCCCTCGCGCCGTCACGTACAGGGGCACGTGCCACGAATGGTTGACCCACGGCGTCTGGACCAGGCGGACCTTGCCAACGATCTGGGTCCACAGGTGCAGCGTGGCCAGGGTCTCCTTCCATTCTCCATAGGGTATCGAGGGCCAGGCCCGATGGCCGGCCTGTCTCGATCCGCTCACGGCACCCGCTCCTCCCTGGCGACCCACGACGCCGGCAGCTTGTTGTCCGGCCGCTCATCGTCCCACACCGCCGAGCTGATCCACCAGCGGCTGCCGTCCCAATAGAGCAGCAGGTAGTTCACTCCGCGACCCAGCAGCGGCCCGGCAGTGGCCCGCCGGGTCTCGTACGCGCTGCGAACCTGGGCGACGTGGCCGAACCGCTCGATCCGGTGACCGATCTCCATCTCGAAGAAGCCCTGCTCCACGAACTCGCGGTCCGTGGCTCGGCGGAACTGCTCGGGAGTCATGATGTCGGGCGCGGGCTTGCCATCGCGCTCCTTCATGGCGACGAAGGTGGCGCCGGGCATGTAGAGGGTGCTGTCTCGCCGCCACTGGCGGGGAGTGCCCGCGGGCCCGTTGATCACGTCGTAATAGGCGTGGACGATGCCGTCGATCGTGCCGACGTCGGCGGGGTCGGCGCGGGGCATTTGCCCCCAGACGTGTACAGGCCAGGAGAGGGCGGAGATGAACCAGAGCGAAGCGAGAGCACGGGTGAGCGTTGGCATGCCGCATCCAGAGCCTAGGGGAAGATTCCGAGCTGAAGATAGCTCGTCGCCACCTTGTCGATCGCCACGATCAGGGCCGCGGTTCGGAGATCGATCTTGCCCTGACGCTTCCAGACCTCCCGGATCGGATGGTAAGCGCTGGTCATGGTTTCTTCGAGTCCGGAGTTCACCAGGTCCTCCTCGCCCGCGCCGTAGGTGACCCGCTCGATCTCCCCCGGCGCGAAGCGCCGGTCGGTGATCCCCTCGACGGCGTGCAGCAGGCGGCCGTAGGCGCCCTGCTCGAACCGCTTCTGCATCCGACCGAACCGCACATGGCCCAGGTTCTTCACCCACTCGAAGTAGGAGACGGTGACACCGCCCGCATTGATGAAGGCGTCGGGGATCACCATCACGTCGCGCCGGGCGAGAATGTCGTCGGCCTCGGGCGTGGTTGGGCCATTGGCGGCTTCGACGACGATCTTGGCCTGGATTCGGGCCGCGTTCTCCGCCGTGATCTGTCGCTCCAGCGCGGCGGGGATGAGGATGTCGCAGTCGAGCTCGAGCGCATCCTCCCGGCGCGCGAGGTCGGTACCGCCGGGGAACCCGAGCAGGGTCCGGCGGTCCTTCCGATAGGCCATGACGCTCTCGAGGTCGAGCCCTTTCGGATTCGCGATGGCACCCTCCGACTCCGCGAGCCCCACCAGCACCGCACCGCCCTCCTGGAAGAAACGAGCGGCGAAGTAGCCCACATTTCCCAGCCCCTGGATCACGACGCGCTTGCCCTGGAGCCCGGCCGACAGTCCCAACGCCTTCATGTCCTCGCCAATGCTTGCCACCTCGCGGACGCCATAGAACACGCCCCGGCCGGTGGCTTCGACCCGCCCCCGAATCCCGCCCTGCGTCACCGGCTTGGCCGTGACGCAACCGAGCGCATCGACCTCCCCGGGGCGCAGCTGGGTATAGGTATCGGCGATCCAGGCCATCTCTCGTGAACTGGTCCCGACATCCGGCGCCGGCACGTCGAGCCCGGGTCCGATGAAGTTCTTCCGCACCAACTCGAACACGTAGCGCCGGGTGATCCGCTCCAGCTCTGCCGGCGAGTAGGTCTTGGGATCGAGCCGGATGCCGCCCTTGGCGCCGCCGAACGGCACGTCCACCAGCGCGCACTTGTAGGTCATCAGCGCCGCCAGCGCCTGGACTTCCTCGGCGTCCACACTCGAGGCGTATCGGATGCCGCCCTTGCAAGGCAGCTTGTGATGGCTGTGCTCGGCCCGCCAGGCATGCATCACCTCGATAGAGCCGTCGTCGCGCTTGATGGGGAAGCTGGTGTAGAAGAGGTTCTTGCTGGCCTTGATGTTGGCGAGCAGGGTGGCGTCATGCTGGGTAAATCCGGCCGCGCGGTCGAACGACCGGTTCACCTGCTCGAGAAAGCTGGCGCCGATGGACATGGGCATTCTCCTCTGACGGGTCCTCCCTATCGAAACCGCGCCAGGACTCCGGCCGCCCCGTGCAGGGTCAGCGCGGACTCGGTCGCCTGGTAAGTCATTACGGCCGGCAGCACGGCTCGGGGGCGGTTCGGTCGTGGAGAGTCGTGAGGACCCATTCGCGATCGGTGACCGCGGTCGCCGCGGAGGACGGCAGCTCGGGAGCCGTCGGTTTCGGGCCGCAAGCGAGCGCGGCGGCGAGGAGCAGGGTCAGACGCATGGAGCGGGGGTTCGGCAAGGACGCCACCGTCCTTCACGGCTGGAATCGACTCTGCTCCTTGAGGACGGCCAGGCTCTTGGAGCCCAAGGTGATGAGGGCCTGAAACGTGCCTTTGACGCCGATGGTGGATCCGGTGCGGGGCGGGCTGGCGGTTTCGCTCACGACGGTGAGCGACCCGGTGGAGTCCTTCACCTGATAGGCGCCCCGTCCGAGCACTCCGGCCGACTCCTTCACCTCACCCTTGATGCGCACGGTCTTCCCGTTGTAGTGGGAGGAGTTGTCGAGCAGCTGGCCGATCGGGGTGACGGAAGCACACCCGGCGAGCATGAGGACGGTGGCAGCGAGCGGGAGGAGACGGCGGAAGCACCGAGGTTGATTGGACATGGTCGACTGCTCCGGATCGGGACGCGTGGTGGGCCGGGCATGGTCACACCGAATGTACCGCGTCCACTGCTCCGCAACCAGCGACTCCAGGCGAGCACCTGCCGAGCCAGCCCCTGGACCATCGCGGTCACCCGCACGACGGCCGGCGATGGCGAGCGAGTCGCAGAGTCTTGTATAGTCCATACAAACGAATGGGCCCTGTTTGGGGAGGTACCTCGCTATGGACGATCGCGTGCTCACCCTGCTGCTCCGCCTGATCCACATACTGGCCGGCGTCTTCTGGGCCGGCTCGGCGTTCCTGCTGGCCGGATTCCTGGTCCCCACCGTCCGCGAGATCGGGCCGGAGGGCGGCCGCTTCATGGCACACCTGGTGACACGCCGCCGGCTTCCCGTGTTTCTCGGCACTGCGATGGGGCTCACCGTGCTCTCTGGGGTGATACTGTACGCACGCACCGCGGCCGCGACTCACGGGACCTGGACCCGCACGGCGCCTGGGATCGCCTACGCTGTCGGGGCTCTGTCGGCCATTGTTGGCGGGGCCGTCGGGATGGGGATCACTGGCGCCGCGGGCAACCGGATGGCTGCCATCGGCCAGCAGGTGGCGCAGACGGGGAGGCCCTCTCCGGAGCAGCAGGCGGAGATCGCGCGGCTCCAGGGCCGCATGGCGCTGGGGGCGCGGGTTGCCGCGGGCCTGGTGGCGGTGGCGGTCGCGGCCATGGCGACGGCGCGATATCTCTGAGGCGCTCGGTCGTACGCCTGACGTCACCAGGCGATGCCGTAGTCCTCTCCGTGGTTGCTGGACGCCCCCCACATCGTCCCGTGCCGGCGGTCAAAGAGGATGGCGTTGATCGGTCCCGAGGTGCGCTCCTCGAACTCCAGCGTGTACCCCATCCGCTGGAGCGCGGTGCGGACGCTGTCCGGCGTGGCTGACGCCAGCAGCATGTGGCCCGGCCGAGCCTCGTGCTCGCCGAACGATGAGCGCATCTGGTAGCTGTTGATGTTGGGAGCCTCCGAGGCCTGCTGCGGCGTCATCCCGAACTCCACGATATCCAGGAAGAACTGGAGCAGGTTCTGATCCTGCGAGTCGCCGCCCTGCACGGCGAACGCCAGGAATGGGAGCCCATTCTTGAGCGCCAGCGTGGGGGTGAGCGTGACGCGCGGGTGCTTGCCGGGTTGGATCACGTTGTAGGGCTCATCTTCCGGCCGGGTGACGAAGCTCTGGGCCCGCTGGCTCAGCCCCACGCCGGTGTGACCGGCGATCACCGCGGGCACCCATCCGCCGCTCGGCGTGATCGAGACGACCCACCCCGCCTCGTCCGCCGCCTCGATGGACGTGGTGCCGCGGTAGAACTGCTCACGAAATAGCGAGTCTGTCGCTGCCGGCGCCAGCGAGCTCTTGGTCTTTTCCCCACGCTTCAGCAGTGTGTCCGGCGGCGGCACCACGGTCCACCGGGCGAGCAGGTTCGCGAAGGGATTGGTCTGACCCTGGAAGGGATACGGGTCGCCGGGGCGCACGTCGGGGTCGTTCCGGGTCGAGTCGATCCGTTGGATCCGGCTCTTGGCGTACGCCTTCGAGAGCAGGCCGCGCACCGGCTCTTCGGGAGGAAACGCGGGATCGCCGTAGTAGAAGTCGCGGTCGGCATAGGCCAGGTTCATCACCTGGTACAGCGTATGGATGTACTTGGGCGAGTTGTAGCCCATCGGCTTCAGCTCGACGTTCTCCAGCATGTTGAGTGCCTGCAGCATGACCGGTCCCTGCTGCCAGATCGGAAGCTTGTAGACCTCGATCCCCTTGTAGGTGGTGCTCAACGGCGTCTCGGTCTTGACCCGCCAGTGCGCCAGATCGGCGGCGGTGATGAGGCCGCCCTCCTCCTGGACGCCGCGTACCAGCTCGCGGCCGATGTCTCCCTTGTAGAACCGGTCGTACGCGGCGTAGATCGCCTCCTTCCGGCTCTTTCCCGCCCGCCGGGCCGCGCGCTCAGCAGCCACCAGCTTGCGCAGGGTCACGGCGAGGTCTTTCTGAACGAATACCTCGCCCGGCTCGGGCGCCTCTCGGGTCTCTCCCTGATGCGGCAGGAAGACGGCGCGCGAATACTTCCACTGCTTGATCCGCCCTTTCTCGCGTTCGATGAAGTCGGCGGTCTCCGCCTCGATGGGGTAGCCGTCGGCCATCTGGATGGCGGGCGCCAGCACGTCCGCCAGGCTGAGGGTGCCGTACTCGGCAAGCATGGTCATCAGACCGCCCGGGGTCCCCGGCGTAATCGCCGCGAGCGGGCCGTATTCGGGCGGGTACCGGTAGCCCTTCCCGCGATAGAATTCGACCGTGGCGCCGGCCGGTGCCACTCCCAGGGCATCGATCCCGATCACCCGCTTGAGGCCCGGATGATAGATGAGCGCCTGGGTCTCGCCGCCCCACGACAGCACGTCCCACATGGTGGTGACCGCGGCCAGCATCGCACAGGCGGCGTCGACGGCGTTGCCACCCTTCTGGAACATGGCCGCGCCGGCGGTGGCGGCCAGCGGCTTCCCGGTGATGGCGAGCCAATGTCGGGCGTGGAGGGGAGGCTTCTCGGTCTGCTGAGCGGCGAGAGGCACCGATGAGAGAAGGCAGGTCAGGGCAGCAACGTAGGCTGCTCGGCACCGAGGTGTCATGTTCGATCTCCACTACCTCGAAAGAAAATGCGTCAGCTCCCGGGCGACTCCTCCTGCGGACTGGCCCGCTTATCAAGATGGACCTCAGCGGCCGGACCACAAGATCGTGCCCGCACGGGTTCGGTCCTGGCGGCGTGCAGGGATGCCGCCCGGTGGCGGTGCCTGTAGAATTGAGCATGTGCCAGGACTTGGCCCGAGTCGCGCTCGCTCTCACCTTGCTGCTCTGCTGGACAGCCGCGCACGCCCAGGACTCCGCCACCATCTCGCCCAACGAAAACCTGGTCACCGACGGCGTGCCGCCGATTCCCGCCGCCATCGCCCAGGCCGCCCGGCGCTACACCGAGTCGCGCTCGGCGTCGCTGCTGGACTGGCACCCTGCCAGGCGGGAGATCCTGATCAGCACCCGCTTCGCCAACACGCCGCAGATTCACCGGGTGGTCTCGCCGGGCGGCGCCCGCACCCAGCTCACCTTCGCCGAGGAGCCGGTCTCCCAGGCGGTCTACGAGCCGCGGACCGGGCGCTACTTTCTCTTTCTCAAGGACGCGGGGGGCAACGAGTTCTCCCAGATCTACCGGTTCGATCTCCCCGGCGGCGAGATCACCCTGCTCACCGACGGACGCTCGCAGAACGGCGGCATCGAGTGGTCCACCGCCGGCGACCGCATCGCCTACGGCTCGACCCGGCGCAACGGCACCGACCGCGACATCTACGTGATGAACCCGGCGGATCCGAAGACCGATCGTCTCCTGCTCCAGGTACAAGGCGGAGGATGGGGGGTAACCGACTGGTCGGCGGATGACCGGACGCTCATCGCCGAAGAGACCCGCTCGGTGACCCAGAGCTCACTCTGGCTGGTAGACGTGACGCGGGGAGAGAAGTCCCCGCTGATGCCGGCCGACACGGGCGACACCGCGGTCTACTCTGCGGCACGATTCAGCCGGGACGGGCGGGGCGTGTACCTGATCACCGATCAGGGATCGGAGTTCCGGCGGCTGGCCTTCATGGACCTGACCAGCCGGCGGATCACTCCACTGACGCCCCGGATCGACTGGGATGTCGACCAGTTCGAGCTCTCCTGGGACGGGAGCACGATCGCCTTCGTGGCCAATGAGGAAGGGGTCTCGAGGCTCTACCTGCTCGACACCAGGACGCGGCGCATTCGTAGCGTTCCCGGCCTCGCGTCCGGCATCATCAGCGGGCTCGTGTGGCAACGCGGCGGCGGGCGGCTGGGATTCACACTGGTGACGACCCGCTCCCCGGGCGACGCCTACTCACTCGATCCGGGCACCGGGAAGCTCACCCGATGGACCGAGAGCGAGACCGGCGGGCTCGATACCTCCGTCCTGCCCACTCCTGCGCTCATCCGCTGGCCCAGCTTCGACGGGCGCCAGATCTCGGGATTCTACTCTCGGCCACCGGCGCGGTTCTCCGGCAAACGGCCGGTGGTGATCAACATTCATGGGGGACCCGAAGGCCAGGCGCGACCGGGATTTCTCGGCCGGAGCAACTACCTCCTGAACGAGCTGGGCGTGGCGATCATCGCGCCCAATGTCCGGGGGTCGACC carries:
- a CDS encoding sigma-70 family RNA polymerase sigma factor translates to MEPWLAKFDAGDPQAAWDLFADRYRRLMLATIRRLVPDHDDVMDVFSMACQALSANDFARLKRYSDRSARPASVATWLVIVVRNLTIDWLRQRDGRRRLTVPSTLSPLQQEIYAAVCIGGHSHVEAYELIRARTGSSMPFHEFLQEVRSLARTAPCPDSAPSRHPVSDPSAIEVAVPELDPVETAEAVQRLAEALASHPPDVRLAVELFVVERLSAADVARAVGWPGPKTVYNRVYRALAALRTRLELEGIGPGDL
- a CDS encoding DUF5996 family protein; this translates as MSGSRQAGHRAWPSIPYGEWKETLATLHLWTQIVGKVRLVQTPWVNHSWHVPLYVTARGLTTSPVPYGARSFEIRFDFLDHRLAIETTDGQVELLELAPRSVADFYQELFARLKALGLDIKIRTIPNEIPDAIPFEQDRVHAAYDAERVTRFWRALVQADRILRTFRSRFLGKSSPVHFFWGGFDLAVTRFSGRRAPPHPGGVPNLPDWVAREAYSHEVSSCGFWPGGEALPEPVFYAYAYPEPEGFKRAAIGPAGAEYHSTLGEFVLPYEAVRQAPSPETALLEFLQDTYEAAAGLAGWDRPALERTTK
- a CDS encoding Glu/Leu/Phe/Val dehydrogenase — protein: MSIGASFLEQVNRSFDRAAGFTQHDATLLANIKASKNLFYTSFPIKRDDGSIEVMHAWRAEHSHHKLPCKGGIRYASSVDAEEVQALAALMTYKCALVDVPFGGAKGGIRLDPKTYSPAELERITRRYVFELVRKNFIGPGLDVPAPDVGTSSREMAWIADTYTQLRPGEVDALGCVTAKPVTQGGIRGRVEATGRGVFYGVREVASIGEDMKALGLSAGLQGKRVVIQGLGNVGYFAARFFQEGGAVLVGLAESEGAIANPKGLDLESVMAYRKDRRTLLGFPGGTDLARREDALELDCDILIPAALERQITAENAARIQAKIVVEAANGPTTPEADDILARRDVMVIPDAFINAGGVTVSYFEWVKNLGHVRFGRMQKRFEQGAYGRLLHAVEGITDRRFAPGEIERVTYGAGEEDLVNSGLEETMTSAYHPIREVWKRQGKIDLRTAALIVAIDKVATSYLQLGIFP
- a CDS encoding gamma-glutamyltransferase encodes the protein MTPRCRAAYVAALTCLLSSVPLAAQQTEKPPLHARHWLAITGKPLAATAGAAMFQKGGNAVDAACAMLAAVTTMWDVLSWGGETQALIYHPGLKRVIGIDALGVAPAGATVEFYRGKGYRYPPEYGPLAAITPGTPGGLMTMLAEYGTLSLADVLAPAIQMADGYPIEAETADFIEREKGRIKQWKYSRAVFLPHQGETREAPEPGEVFVQKDLAVTLRKLVAAERAARRAGKSRKEAIYAAYDRFYKGDIGRELVRGVQEEGGLITAADLAHWRVKTETPLSTTYKGIEVYKLPIWQQGPVMLQALNMLENVELKPMGYNSPKYIHTLYQVMNLAYADRDFYYGDPAFPPEEPVRGLLSKAYAKSRIQRIDSTRNDPDVRPGDPYPFQGQTNPFANLLARWTVVPPPDTLLKRGEKTKSSLAPAATDSLFREQFYRGTTSIEAADEAGWVVSITPSGGWVPAVIAGHTGVGLSQRAQSFVTRPEDEPYNVIQPGKHPRVTLTPTLALKNGLPFLAFAVQGGDSQDQNLLQFFLDIVEFGMTPQQASEAPNINSYQMRSSFGEHEARPGHMLLASATPDSVRTALQRMGYTLEFEERTSGPINAILFDRRHGTMWGASSNHGEDYGIAW
- a CDS encoding S9 family peptidase, which encodes MCQDLARVALALTLLLCWTAAHAQDSATISPNENLVTDGVPPIPAAIAQAARRYTESRSASLLDWHPARREILISTRFANTPQIHRVVSPGGARTQLTFAEEPVSQAVYEPRTGRYFLFLKDAGGNEFSQIYRFDLPGGEITLLTDGRSQNGGIEWSTAGDRIAYGSTRRNGTDRDIYVMNPADPKTDRLLLQVQGGGWGVTDWSADDRTLIAEETRSVTQSSLWLVDVTRGEKSPLMPADTGDTAVYSAARFSRDGRGVYLITDQGSEFRRLAFMDLTSRRITPLTPRIDWDVDQFELSWDGSTIAFVANEEGVSRLYLLDTRTRRIRSVPGLASGIISGLVWQRGGGRLGFTLVTTRSPGDAYSLDPGTGKLTRWTESETGGLDTSVLPTPALIRWPSFDGRQISGFYSRPPARFSGKRPVVINIHGGPEGQARPGFLGRSNYLLNELGVAIIAPNVRGSTGYGKSFVKLDNGVKREDTVKDIGALLDWIGRQPELDGSRVMVTGGSYGGYMTLMVATTYNDRICCSLDVVGISNLATFLAHTESYRRDLRRVEYGDERDPETRAFMERTAPANNAAKITKPLFVVQGANDPRVPRSEAEQMVATVKRNANPVWYLLAKDEGHGFRKKANADFQFYASVEFIRNYLLGEGGAHP